Proteins co-encoded in one Fibrobacter sp. genomic window:
- a CDS encoding ABC transporter permease yields MNRKVFRAVQMTGENVVFWINEPVVIVKLLFRSLAACFTPSQTAFTSIRAQLSRQILYTGVEALWLVGIIAFLCGVVIVIQAMTNMPRFGVTEYFGNILIVSVVRELGPFFTALVIIGRSGAALAAHIGTMQVNKEVAALEVMGVDPVRFLAVPALAGMTLSLVCLNFYFDIVAIIGGLAFAKLTVVMPFRIFLEKVIQALTWKDILISVSKGVFFGMVVAVISCHYGLAVRNIRGVPQAAINAVVGSMAFTVVVSILVTLSFYAG; encoded by the coding sequence TTGAACCGCAAAGTTTTTCGTGCGGTCCAGATGACAGGTGAGAATGTCGTCTTCTGGATAAATGAGCCGGTGGTCATTGTAAAGCTGTTATTCCGGTCTCTGGCGGCATGTTTTACTCCAAGTCAGACCGCTTTCACCTCCATAAGAGCTCAGTTGTCAAGACAGATTCTTTACACAGGTGTAGAGGCTTTATGGCTGGTGGGGATAATAGCTTTTCTGTGCGGAGTTGTGATAGTTATCCAGGCCATGACCAATATGCCCCGGTTCGGCGTGACTGAGTACTTCGGAAATATCCTTATAGTGTCTGTAGTACGGGAACTTGGGCCTTTTTTCACCGCACTTGTTATAATAGGAAGATCGGGGGCGGCTCTGGCAGCCCATATCGGGACGATGCAGGTAAACAAGGAGGTTGCGGCTCTGGAGGTGATGGGGGTTGATCCGGTGCGTTTTCTTGCGGTTCCGGCTCTGGCAGGGATGACTCTTTCGCTTGTCTGCCTTAATTTTTATTTTGACATCGTGGCTATTATCGGCGGATTGGCATTTGCAAAACTGACAGTTGTAATGCCCTTCAGGATTTTCCTGGAAAAAGTGATACAGGCACTGACCTGGAAGGATATACTTATCTCTGTTTCCAAAGGTGTGTTTTTCGGGATGGTGGTGGCAGTGATCAGTTGCCATTACGGGCTGGCGGTCAGGAATATCAGGGGTGTACCTCAGGCTGCGATCAATGCTGTTGTGGGATCGATGGCTTTTACTGTGGTTGTCAGCATTCTGGTGACTTTGAGTTTTTATGCCGGATAA
- a CDS encoding ATP-binding cassette domain-containing protein: MPDKIELEKVCFKQGKAPLLREISFSVKRGDILVISGRSGEGKSTLLEICVGLKRPSSGRVLWDGQDISSFSRRVLLEKRQSTGYVFQIHALISNHSVFENIALPLRVRSGITDKEIEKRVRKIMDEFCLENIDALFPELLSAGQLKSVAVARALISEPDMLLLDEPLSGLDPFTARKIMNVIYEHQNRRKMSVIMVSHETDIWEGFLTVKKVLDKGWLVDSSEQEGVSGRRVHKERAGVEIK, from the coding sequence ATGCCGGATAAGATCGAACTGGAAAAAGTCTGCTTTAAGCAGGGTAAAGCTCCTCTTCTGAGGGAGATCTCTTTTTCTGTAAAGAGGGGAGATATACTTGTAATAAGCGGCAGGAGTGGAGAGGGAAAGAGCACGCTTCTGGAAATATGTGTTGGCCTCAAACGCCCGTCATCGGGCAGAGTCTTATGGGACGGTCAGGATATAAGCTCCTTTTCCAGAAGAGTGCTTCTGGAAAAACGCCAGTCGACAGGGTATGTTTTTCAGATTCACGCTCTTATCTCCAACCACTCAGTTTTCGAGAATATCGCTTTACCTCTGAGGGTCCGTTCAGGGATCACCGATAAGGAGATAGAAAAGCGGGTGAGAAAAATCATGGATGAATTTTGTCTGGAGAATATCGATGCACTCTTCCCGGAGTTGCTTTCAGCAGGGCAGCTTAAATCTGTCGCTGTCGCCAGGGCGCTTATCAGCGAACCTGATATGCTGCTGCTCGATGAACCACTGAGCGGACTGGATCCATTTACTGCCCGGAAAATAATGAACGTCATTTATGAACATCAGAACCGGAGAAAAATGAGCGTAATCATGGTGAGCCATGAAACAGATATATGGGAGGGTTTTTTGACTGTAAAAAAGGTACTTGACAAAGGATGGCTTGTCGACAGTTCAGAGCAAGAGGGTGTATCCGGGCGGAGAGTACATAAAGAGCGCGCAGGTGTTGAGATAAAATGA